The genome window CGTGAGGGGGAACCCTGTCTGGTGCCCTGCCTGGTGACAGACCCGGCTGTGGTGGACCTGAGCCTGCAGACCTGCGACGGCGGGCCGCTCCCCCGGGGCCTCATGTACAAGGCCAGCCCCCAGAGGGGCATCCTCATCGCCAACATCACCAAGGATCAGGAGGGCTGCTACGTCTGCGCAGGAAAGCTCGGAGAGACTGCCGTCAAGTCCAGCCAGTACGCCATCGAAGTCCGGTCAGGTGAGTGATCTCACTTTCTCACAGGAGATGACAACAAagtgaaaaaggagagagaaggaaagaaacgACAGAAAGACACGATGCACACAACACGGTCATTATTTTGGTGCTGCAAGAAGGTAGCTCAGTCCAGTGAATAAGAGGTGAGGAAAAAACAGTATTTAGATGATGGTCTGGCATGAGGTGCCCACACACAGGAAGCTCCACTTTTGAGTTTATTTGTCAGGTGGTCAAGAAcgttgaaaaaaataataatctcaGAGACTTGGACTACCCTACCATACTTTATTTTAAGTGGCCTACTTTGTAATatctagtcaagtcaagtcaagtcggcttttattgtcaatttcttttcatgcactggtcatacaaagaattgaaatttcgtttcttactttcctatgcagacatagacatactttaaatacagacatagacatactatagacatagccatagacaataaacattaaattaaagttcaagactgaaatatagaacatgtatgtatcaaaatagaaatataggacatatatataaaaaaaatttttaaaaaaacctCAATGAATTAGTCACTATATGGTGTAAGTAGATTTTTGCTGCAAGGGGTTGCTTGCTCATTCACTCCTATTTTTTAATTAGTGTGTTTATGTTCGCCTCTTCATGGTTACATTTACATAAGTGAAATGGTTTTGTCTTCAGTTCCCGACCGAGCGCCAGACATCAGTTTGTCTAGGAGAGAGAATGCCATTCTGACTAAAGGACAGGAGTTTGAGTTGGTATGTGCTGCCGCCAATGTCAACTATGACTTCAGCGTGAAATGGATCACTCCCGATGACACAGTAAGGAGACAACCTTATACAAATGTTTTTTCTCGTTCCCTTCAGCTGCACGCTCCTCACATTTAGAGAATATGAGTACAGTGAGTCAGTTGCACAGAACACTGCTTAAGACGGTGGTGATTCAATCATTGCTGTCTCTTCTGATGATAGACAGCACTTGAGACCAGAACATCTCACATCCAGCCTGGCTCCCGTGGTTACCAGCGCTCTGCAACACTGCGTATCGCCTCGGCAGTGGTGGGAGATTCTGGGATGTATCACTGCGAGGCACAGAATGAGAAAGGAGTCACTACTGCATCCATCCAACTGGATGTCTATGGTCAGTGGAGTCTCTGGGTAAACTGAACAGCTGTGCTTATCCACTCATTCAGATTCCCCCGCCTTAAGTctacacctggacaataaataGACATGAAGTATTGACATTGATTCGTAAGTTCAAGGGTCAGTTTGAGGATTTATTTTAGTCAAACACTGAAACTGTCTCGCTTTACAACAGGTCCTTGAAGTACTTttgacaacaacagcagcaaacaTGACACTTAACTGACACATTGTTACACAAGATCACCTTCAGCAAAGCCGTATttctgggtgtgtgtttgtgctgtcagAGCGAGGCTTCATCAACCTGACGGAGCCTGCGGAGAGTGAGCTGCAGGTCCGTGAGGGGGCCAGCCTGACGCTGCGGGCCGAGCTGGAGGCCTACCCCACGCCCACCACCCTCTCCTGGGCACACCAGGGCCACGAGCTCCGCAACACTTCTGAGCACGTCATCACCATACACAGGCACAGATACAGGTGCAGCGTCACGTAGTAGATATGACAAGAAATAATATAgattaaaggcgctctaagcgatgctgggtaatgtcacttctgttgactttcaaacaaaacagagagctagctcgctacttcctccctcctgtgctgctcccgtgcaattgaaactctcctaaaggCGCATCTCTTTtatgatttgctggaacagtttgttatgtttttatgggctactgtaggtttgcccaggttgtttttgttgccgtttttggagcctgggctgtccacagagatcgcgttttttacagtgtattcaggacacagacagctagcggttggttaggtgatgtttacagtaagtgacataaaatgttttagcctaaaaaacgcgtggcaatgcttagagcacctttaatatagAATGTAGAATGTATAATGATATACGCTTCCACATGTGTTGATGTCATTTATAATGTAATGCAGTTGTTATAATTGTATTATTGATAGCACACTGTAATGGTCTCTGTTGTTGTGAATGTTGTTTAGGTACATCAGTGAGCTGAGGCTGGTGCGTGTTCACGGATATGAGGGAGGCATCTACACTTTCCAGGCCAGCCACAATGATGACTCAGCCAATCACTCATTTTCTGTGCATGTGATCTGTAAGTTCTGGTTACAGGATGTGGGCcttcacataccacacacacacaaacacacacacacacacacacacacacacacacacacacacagagacagagagacagacagacaaacggcTTGTCCTCATCAAACCTCCTCTCTGTTTCCTCCTGcctaccccacccccctctctctcaatctgtctatgcacatttaatttggaaagaCTATTTATCAGTATTAATAGGATTGTGCTGGCAATGAATGTACAGTGTGAATCATAAGCAAATGGTGCCATTCATCAGTGCTGTGAGATGCTGTGCATGTagagatgttgtgtgttattctAATGCATCACTCTCTGGAATGACTCAGGCTTTTAATGcattcttcccctctctccctctttctttctctcttcccttcccccATTTCTTTCTTGCTGTCGCTCTTACTCTGCCCCGCCTCCAGGTAAGCCTGTGATTGTGTCTCATGAGGGTCCAGTGGATGGACAGGTGCGCTGTGTAGCCTCAGGATACCCTGCTCCCAAAATCTTCTGGTACTACTGTGAGCCTCCACATACCAGGTACCCATATTTATCAGACCTATAAGCATATTTATCAGACCTATAAACATATTAATttgatattatattattaacATAATAAGATTTATAGTGTCACCCATATTTATAAGATCTGTACCCATATTTATGAGACCTGTATGGCCATATTTACAGCCCACGTCACCATAGAGACACTTAGTATGCAAACAAGCTTCTCATCCTTTACATATACAGTTGAGCTTTCAGTTGTTCATGCATGGTTGGTCCTGGAGATAGTATTAGATTCCACCAGTAGGGCAACTGTTCTGCTTCCAATGACATATGtccacttgaatttcccctggggatcaataaagtatctatctatctatctatcactgtctgtctgtctgtctgtctgtctgtcttgtttGTTGAAGAGTTTGTCTTTTATTCTGAGAAATGGTCACTGCTCATGCCCATTCCGTTTGTCTTAATTGGCTTGATGCACAGTCTGTAACTCTGAATGGGCCCTTTGATGTCCACTCTGATTGGTGAACTCCCTTTGACCCGTGTGACCCAGGTGCTCGCTGCTGAATAATGccactgaggaggaggaggtcgcCATGGTAACCGTGTCAGGCACGGGTTTTGGGCGAAGCGTGGTGGAGAGTCGGCTGAACGTTAGCCGAGGGAGCTACCGCACACTGGAGTGTGTGGCCATGACGGAGGGAGACCAGGCGTACACACTGTTCTCCATCAGCGGTGAGAagtggacacgcacacacaggcatatacacacatacgcacacacacacacgcatatactcacacatacacacacacacacacattaaaatgtgtgtatgtgtgtacaattCTAATGTGTATAATTATAATTACAGCATTATTCTCCCTTtcaggctcacacacatacacacacccacacgtgcAGAGAGTCTGTTATTAGAGTAATCTGGCACTCAAACACGCCTCGCTACATTCATttaaatacacagatatgggaTCCACAATAATCCATAAtaatcaggccaaaacacacagacagaggcatTGCTGGCAGATTGTGTATTGTTTTGTCATTATgacaggtgggtgtgtgtgttatgacagATTGAGATGGATTACTTTATGCCACGTCTGCACTCTGGGATTTAAATAAGAGATTATTTTCCCTCCAGTGGGGACAGGGAGcatgtaaacatgtaaacatgttGCTATATCctgtatcactgtgtgtgtgtgtgtgtgtgtgtgtgtgtgtgtttgtgtgcatgtttgtgtgcgtgtgtgcgtttgaaGGAGAGTGCATCATTTGGTGGCTATGGTTACTTGTGCAAAGGTTATGTGTCCagtccatacacacatacctacataaAGAAATACATGGTTAAAAGAAAAATGTAATTATAATAATACAGTAGATGACTATGTACTTGGTCATATCATGTtttgactagtgtgtgtgtgtgtgtgtgtgtgtctgtgcgtgtgtgtgtgtgtgtgtgtgtgtgagtgcgtgtgtgtgtgcgcgcatgtgcgtgGTCATATCATGTtttgactagtgtgtgtgtgtgtgtgtgtgcgcgagtgtgtgtgtgtcagggtttccgttgtccggtaattaccggacattggccggaaaaaaaatgaaatgtccgacaaaattaaacctctccggtcaaattgtccgattgaaatcgggtaataatcccgtcccttaacgcaatctgaatttgagaataagccttaatatgtaagcctatattatacgtcctctggctatgtttttacatgaacaggctctaccgtttgaaaagtaagctattaaacaacacgcatagcctgctgcatttcaaataggaagcgcacgcttaaaacgtccatgttaaacaacgaacaaatgagtgaggcggttcaaacatggccaggcccaggcagagcCTTAAacgttttttcagaggccagacgcgatgaatgatgataaattggtaacgtctgaagcctcagatgtccggtcaactccaccaccaccagataaaaagcagaagtgtcgggcgtatatctgtcggaatcagtgacattggaagtggagttgcggggggtgcggccgctccaagacactgtcattctccgtgtacactggacatgcaaagtgttctttacccaaagcatacagtaggcctatgcattctctgtctatgatctgcagggttagggcctcctcgacgaggcgattactggtctgcggataatttctggcacaattaaacggtatcattgaaccgcggccgaaaaaaataaaaaaacatttcccagaataggaaaaatttcttaatttattgttgtcaagtaaagaggcatagcattagggggcagtggtgtgagcgctcattcttgtgtgtgcgcatctgtgtaagttaaacagtcaccactggagataacgtgggtagcagcaacaaacaacgtagcctttttaaaacaacgaacgaagcggactcttgctgtccatgaaaagatactggctagatcttgttaggcatgtttaagttgggctaatgaacatgttgcattctatacagcctgattatgtcattctttaagctacatagcctgtctccagttttcctaaatttgactaattaagaagggataataggatatttgaccggcatatcatcaaaatgtccggaaaacgaaacctctgccggtcactttgacctgcaccatttttttctagcggaaactctggtgtgtgtctgtgtgtgtgtgtgtgtgtaatataccATATGTTTGTCCCCACAGAGAACTCGGTGCCACACAAACTCTTTACCCCACTGCTGACTGCTGTAGTATGTGCAGCCACTGGGCTCAGTTTTATACTGGTGGTGCTTCTTTACAAATATATGCAGGTAACTCCTCACACCAAActcatctctctcgctctctctctctctttctctcgctctctctctcactctctctctatgttaCTGGAGTATTATGGTAACCGTAGTTTTGAAATTCCCCACCCATATTCCTCCCTCCCCACTCACCCGTATCTTATATTTCCACAGAAGCCCAAGTATCAAATTCACTGGAAGGTGATAGAGAGCATTCACGGTAACAACTACATCTACATAGACCCCACTCAACTGCCTTACGACCAGAAATGGGAGTTCCCTCGAGAGAGACTGCGGTTTGGTAAGTAtggaaaacaataccaaccacTGCCAACCCAGTTCTCGTTCTGTGGTATtttgtagaggtgtgtgttttttgtgttgtgttgtgttgtgagatTTCTTTCATTGGGAATTTGGTAGAGGCATTTATGCATCTCGATCTGGCACACTGACAAATCTCCAAACAAACCAATGCCTTCGAATGGCAAGCCTCAAGCGTAATTTAATTTCTCTTGGCCTTTAATCCAATTACATGGTTCAAGCCTCTtaagagaaatatttacttttccTGAAATTTCAGCTAAAGGTTGTAATCACTATAAAAAAATGCTCCAGACTGGGAATGTGAAGCATATTGAATTATACAAATCTGATATTTTGAAataatctgtatgtgtgtgtgtatgtgtgtgtgtgtgtgtgtgtgtgtgtgtgtgtgtgtgtgtgtgtgtgttgtgtgtatgtgttcaggtAAAGTTTTAGGATCTGGTGCCTTTGGTAAGGTGGTACAGGCCACAGCATATGGACTCTGCTCTCCAGATTCTGTCACCACTGTTGCAGTGAAAATGCTTAAACGTGAGTTTCAGTTGTccatcagtttgtgtgtgtgtgtgtgtatgtgtgtgtgcctatgagACTGGAtatcatgcacacactcaaacaaagcTCACTGATCCTCCCACAGCAAGTGCCCATTCCACCGAGAGGGATGCACTCATGTCCGAACTCAAAGTCCTCAGTTACGTCGGCAACCATGTGAACATCGTTAACCTGCTCGGAGCATGCACTCAGGGAGGTAAGAGGTTTTAAGCTCATGACATGAAGGCAGAGGGCTGAGACAAGGCTGTCCTATAACAAGGCTCTTAAAGTCTCTTAAATATCTTTCATGTCCTGCTAGGGAAATTAATTTATGTAAAAAGGaacacaatgcagttgccttAAAATAACAGCTTCATAGCCTTTCTGATGCCACACTGACATATAATGTGGAGAATGACGTCTCTGACATTGCCAGTGCGTGCCTAGAACACTGTTGTGTTGATTAGGTAGGATCATGACCCTTTTAGTCAGTTTATGACTAACTGGGTACCGTCTTAGTGCTCAATTCTTACATTGTGTTCCTTTAAAAGTTCCTGTTTTTATACAAACAGAAAACTAGTTTTACTGATTTCAGGTCTGTTAGACAGTTTGAAGAATTTTCATGTAATCAAATGTGATCGatgtgctgtacacacacacacacacgtgctgtaATCTACTTCCTCTTTCTGTGTAATATTTTAAAGGTCCAACGTTGGTGATCACTGAGTACTGTTGTTATGGGGACCTACTCAGCTTCCTACGGCGAAAGAAGGAGGAGTTCTTCAGTTTGAAAACGGGGGATGGCTACTACAAGAACCTCCTGAGCCAACCCCAGCCCATGCCCATGAGGTGAGCCTCACTTTCTCATACATTACGCTCTTGCATTCGTACATCTATTGTTTCATGTATCTGCTGTGTAAGACAATGATGTGTAtgaactgtatgtatgtgtgtgtatgtagtgtgtcaTTTTTCTTTTATGGTTTGTCTCATTGGTATATGTACATgtatgggatgtgtgtgtatgtgtgtgtgtgtgtgtgtgtgtgtgtgtgtgtgtgtgtctatgtgtgtgtgtgtgtgtcttgcattCACCAGGGATGGCAATGGTAATGGATACATGCCCATGAGGTCTTATCAGAGGAAGCCTAACCTCTCTGGTAAGCTGTTCAAACACAACTCTGTAAGATACAGTACACAGCTACAGTTGATGTGCTAAATTTCTGTCTAATGTTGAAGCCAACCTTTACTGCTCATCCAGATAGTCCCAATTCTGTCCTGTTTCAGAGTGCTGTGGAGATAAGGATGACCTGTCTTTGGACACAGAGGATCTCCTCAGTTTCTCCTACCAAGTAGCCAAAGGCATGGACTTCCTCACGTCCAAAAACGTAAGACCACCCCTATTCCTGGTCACCAGGTCTGGAGGCCACACGTGAAGGGATCTTTCACTGAATAGCCAGTTTTCTTTGCTTGTATTTTCACTGAAATGCAAGCTTGTCTTTGCTTGCACCTTTATTAAATGACATCAGTCATTTCATCGTGATGCCACGCCCCCACATGCCAGTCACTAATTCATGCTGTAACAGGCTAAAACATTAAACTTTCCCTGGAAATGAAATTGAGCCTACTTTAAAGGCTGTCAGCCAAACAGTTATCACGTATTAGTCTACCGTCTTGTAAAATAAAAGACTTATTAGTCTACCATCTTGTTCAAATAATTCCTGACAGTGACGTGAATGTGTAATTgtctttttgtagcctacatgtctcgcaggcctatagcctacattggacgtgaaatatgtagcctaatgttttagcaGAAAATAGTCCTATTGAATTATTATTGTTAGGCTAACAATTACCAATTATCAATAAGTAAATattgattattcacattactgcaagcaaaaggaatgaaagcgagcagaggacaatggacatggatgcatacgatctctttccagaaagctttgctggaaaaaacataattagttaagctattcgaactgacgcatataggctagttaacatcagatggcataggctaggcctatacaatgtttttaatatataattttacataggctacagcttttaggccattgattacattaaaacatatgctaatgatattgatgagggggtgtttacaaggcggagatCTAAACCCATCCGGCTGTGCTAAGATAAAATCTGTGCGTATGAACGCTtaataaatgaggcccctggtcagtatgtctctcttagctgtccactttcatcaggccgtatagcctatatatattttttattttttatgtagaaaattataaatgtatttctgtaGACATATGGtaattaactagatgtaccgcatagcggtacaaaatatgaccgccgctcagtcctgtacatccgttcaatttgtatccatcttctactccacccccactcttgaaacttttgtgtatgcttgtttggcatgcctgtgtgtgtgtgcgggccgcacagcaagtagcctactggcgctgcgaaggtgaatagatttgtagcactagccaaaaaatgtgtagcattgttataaaacctttaaaatctctaaacaatcacaagtagggcagttcatcacagttcatccattgcaactggactgatgaaaggtcatgtacacctgtaggctacattgtatttggggaaagcagaaggtatcagttttgcatttatttatttatttatttatttattaacaaacaaaacaatccctgtcatttccatgcagttttcaacagctatcaagaagagaggtcatgccatggatttttgtgaatgtttcttcttctacatatgcacgattttagtcatctttagttcatatgatattcaactttattgtcaatgcacaaataaaataccaatagtctaaaacgaaatgcagttttacatctaaccagtgatacaaataactgacatgtccaaaagggccttcatgaaatgcatcgctagactgttcacattttaacgggccaagttgagagctgcgtccgttattgttcgtgggaaaaatactgatttccacattgcaactactgaatccatggtcagggaccaccagcaatgtcctcacggaccacaagtgggccgcggaccactggttgaaaacacCTGACTGACGGTACAGATCCACTTGTACttcacttcattttgtcgtgtcgcattccactctagtcctatgggtgacgtcaagcgactttaacgtgcacgcaaagcattccgggaaggcagcgctgcatttgaaataATGTCGCGCGTCAAAAAGCTGGCCGATGCCcagctttatgcaaatgaatccgttgaACGCGAGGCGGCTATCCAATGAAAGCacgaggttgtaggtcctttgtaCTACCACAAcagtgcctgtgaaactttggttccgcttacaagacaaataatgttttaacgatctcttccacgaccaccCAGTAGGccataaaacaaacgaaactaggatttggatgaatatattgactgttggtgtttctggtgaggatttgagattgcattgagtagtttaaataaaacaggatttcgaaatggcttgcatagtttgtttaggctattaatgtgttgtatactgttaagtacatgcctaaattgtggtccatttgtggaaaaacacttaagatacgttaaaacgaactgaatatgagctggtaactgacattttaaacaaaacgccCACACACGACTGAACGAGGGGAGGCAGCGCGACCCCATGCTTGACGTGTCGTGCAAGTAGATCGGTACcgtaccagagcccgtctacggagagcctggccactccgtattaagtcccattgtaccaaattttggttgcagttccaccagatttccactgggagcgatcgccatgagtgcagaatgaatgggagtcaatggagctagacggctaaatttgtctctttcacctgattgtcgttgacaaatctcagatttgattgtagtttgtataacttcaacatgggttataggtcaaaagttgaacgaacgagtacttatgtccttttgatttcttacaggttgggtcgttgttgcccataacacgctagcattgtgctaatgaatgacgtcattgacacgtttgaaaggctttttagaacaattaagtgactttaaaaaatataatactcaaccaagtgtattttctttgcctcccctttcgaatacaatattcaaattactcgAAAAAAAATTATAACCCGAGAAAAacggattttgaggggtacagctccatagacctccatgcattctgcacttgtggacgagcgccctcatgtggaaccacagaaggaaccagttctccccttattagacattctctagTTTTACAGTATCAAgtggacttaagctgccacctcttggcaaaaaattgtaatacatttcacccaCCTGCGTGAATCACAGAAagtgcgaatgaagtggccacttctaaatgggacccccccccccacacacacacacaaaaaaaatcccccccataaataacaaacacagagTACTATgttgtagcaacacttcataaactgaacccaaacatttagatttggacctatagcctaatcacaataacacgggAGTCCAGGGGTGTCTATccgggatttaaaaaaaaattctggttgCTATAATCACACCGTTTTAAAGTGATTTGAaattgagagggacaggattcagggataggcttctaaagacaggctcatcttctgtctgtctcacgtcatgttaccccatgcattaaaccacatgtcacttgactaaatgaaaaatataagctactgaacatggacatcgtcatagttgacagaaattatgttttgtgccaacatgttgtagaaacacaaacacagcctttatttggtgcaaatcttctcctttactttggttatagtccgcgattcacattaactgtaggctatcaccacaagtgtaggctatactaaacgtttttgccctagtttgtgtgccgtcatcacattttgcaataccttcgttactaacctaccagttgatagcctactttttacctgcatcgactcgcgattgattgtgcatctaatgtaacactcggtggagagaccactttccaagtttcactttcgttgtgagctaaaaggatagggctactatatgggaaatactttgaagttccttttgagtagtctcagctccaaaaatgaatgggttttctttaacctgcgctacacttttccaccaagttgtgcgaaaattgtaggctacccgtagtttttaatgtaattttaatggaatttatggaataaaactagacctctgattgctgtttacggttaaactgcaaTAATGttaacaccagccagcggagggcacttatacagcctaggctaccatgcactcaaactagcggctgcttggacaaatccacttgaggggtggggcaggggggcgcgatcgtaacacacactgaacctgtcattaAGAGGCCAAAAttattgacctgtcaccccccaagccaaatggatgcaactgcatttataggctaggcctaggcctacatgacgggctgcaaataggctaaataacttaaaaaaaaaaaaatcccggaggtcaccAGCCCACATGTGGACCGGCTCACTGggcatttgcccggttgtacagattaccagtccgagcttgggacccactgtacagtagctgaaggtctgtggctaaagcagccataatgaaagtgttatcattgtttggatacttattccacacacacatgctttttaatcgcatagactacaactaccaagctggaatcaaagcacatcgattcacCTCTCACAGTCACACCCTAAAcaagcacttcaaacaaacaaacaagtgtctcagtctcacgcatgtataggcataggcaaaactgtatcagacgtaACGTTAGTAAAtcatccattgcacagaatgatttttgtagcatgtgcaaCAGGTACAGCCCTACATCTCTcaaagtgcgctctaaaacatttggtttaaatggagatgtagcctagatctagcctggcgggccatcctatatcattgaaatgtatagtctggaatcgaaccattcacctcgcttaatccaaggggcgggcagagaattgtctttcaaactgcctaggcatgcaataggccagcgctacgaccatatccgtatccggtcggcaaaacggcaaatacatccttcttcgaaaggaatgacttaagtgcattgtgttgctcaaatttcaaagaaaagcacaagtccaactcctccaaagttgacgccaacgccgattcaaacaaccgcttttcgtttgccatagccaccttcaatgttgttcaccgtcacaggactgtcgttatcctgttaagcccgccttaagactctctaacaaaatagagcgctgtgattggatgacgtccatggcgtcagccaatagaaatccctatggtttgatactagacgtacaggctgagcaaattaatttgccgccgctagggtgcgtctagatttctaggctagcctaGATCATCactggtgcgttaataaatctacattgtgacgagttgacacaaatgattcactttgacgaatttatgtagccTAGTCAATTACGTCGTCTCagccctagttactttactttgagccatgctcttccttaacgttacttgaaacacctttgaaaatagaggattgtttgggaatgaacgttagctcagatgctttttgagactttttgtggtcttactgtaatgcaacattttacaaagcactgacagggccac of Alosa sapidissima isolate fAloSap1 chromosome 1, fAloSap1.pri, whole genome shotgun sequence contains these proteins:
- the kitb gene encoding KIT proto-oncogene, receptor tyrosine kinase b; its protein translation is MGYTWILFAIQILFTILTGWAKPQVSPESPEVVVLKGRRLQLSCRDDQGQVTWQREKGRRVESRVERDGGASIVVTSAQDQHMGRYTCVNGETQEESSIYVYVKDPANAFVRSRVNDRMVREGEPCLVPCLVTDPAVVDLSLQTCDGGPLPRGLMYKASPQRGILIANITKDQEGCYVCAGKLGETAVKSSQYAIEVRSVPDRAPDISLSRRENAILTKGQEFELVCAAANVNYDFSVKWITPDDTTALETRTSHIQPGSRGYQRSATLRIASAVVGDSGMYHCEAQNEKGVTTASIQLDVYERGFINLTEPAESELQVREGASLTLRAELEAYPTPTTLSWAHQGHELRNTSEHVITIHRHRYRYISELRLVRVHGYEGGIYTFQASHNDDSANHSFSVHVICKPVIVSHEGPVDGQVRCVASGYPAPKIFWYYCEPPHTRCSLLNNATEEEEVAMVTVSGTGFGRSVVESRLNVSRGSYRTLECVAMTEGDQAYTLFSISENSVPHKLFTPLLTAVVCAATGLSFILVVLLYKYMQKPKYQIHWKVIESIHGNNYIYIDPTQLPYDQKWEFPRERLRFGKVLGSGAFGKVVQATAYGLCSPDSVTTVAVKMLKPSAHSTERDALMSELKVLSYVGNHVNIVNLLGACTQGGPTLVITEYCCYGDLLSFLRRKKEEFFSLKTGDGYYKNLLSQPQPMPMRDGNGNGYMPMRSYQRKPNLSECCGDKDDLSLDTEDLLSFSYQVAKGMDFLTSKNCIHRDLAARNILLTKGRVAKICDFGLARDIASDSNYVLRGNARLPVKWMSPESLFEGIYTFESDVWSYGILLWEIFSLGNSPYPGIHVGADFYRMIQDGFRMSEPEFAPSEIYEVMRCCWSTDPLKRPSFKKLMERTEVLLSEHTKREYLNLLGSTISNGAVAPPESQRAPSQRLSSVSSTTAPTQPLLSSSDVFLEYDSV